The genomic interval TTATGGAATGACACTCAGTGGACTAATCAACACTTACCTCGAACAGTTCCATTTCAGTCTCTGAATGGACCAAAGAGTCTGACGAGATGAGGGGATCTGAGGAGAGGGCTACTTCTGAACCCAGGAGATCTGTCTCTGGTTCGACTTCGCCATCAGGTTCAGCCATAGGTTCAGGTTGGGCCAAATCCTCCATGGAAACCGTCTGAGTGTTTGTATTTCGAGGAGCTTTgttctccttgtcttcGTCAGGATCCAGTTCAGAGGGAGggtctggaggtggtgataGAGATGGCAATGAAGTGGTTGGTTGTTGTGCTTCTCGTGAGGCGACATTCTCTTGCTGTGGGTTATTCTCTTGCTGGTGCTCCTCTTGCTGAGTTCCTTGTTGTTCCTCTTGCTGTCCCTCTAGTTGGCCTTCGTCCTGTGCATCCTGTCCGTCCTGTGCACCCTGTTCATCCTGTTCATCctgttcttctccttcctgCTCTCCTTCCTGCTCTCCTTCCTGCTCCCCTTCCTGCTCTCCTTCCTGCACTCCCTCGTGCCCCTTcagctgttgttgctgttgctcctgctcctgctcttcACTATGATATTGCTCTCTCTGATCCCTCTTTGCGAACTCAGCAGCTAGAGACACCTGCTCATCGTCCAGTCCAGACCACAAGCCAGCCTTCAAAATAGCCTGGTTCGTGACTGTATCCAGATACTGATCTCTGGCAGACGCAGGTAGATTGACTCTGTCGATCCGTCTCCTCTTGGCCGTACGTACTTGGGGTTCAAGTCCCCTAGTAGAATTAACCAGGAACTGCACACTCTCCGCCAAGGGAACAACATCCCTATACAACTTACTAGCCTCAGAACTCCTATCTGTGAGAAAAGAGAAGCTCGATCCACACCGTGCGACCGTGGCCTCTATTCTTTTCAGTCGGTTGAGTTCCAGCTTGagccgttgttgttgtcgcATCAAagactcttctcctccaaacagctCGTGTTCCAGCCTGGCAATCTCTCTGTCGAGTTCTGCGTCCTCGTTGACCTTGGAAACGCTCTTGGCATCAAACGTGTGGTGCTCCAGTTTGAACCAGCCGCCTTCAACTAGCTCAGAGGGCACGTTGAACACGTTTCGCAACGCGTCGAGCTCAAACAGATCAAACTTCTCGTCTACCTTGGTTTCCAGCAGCGTCTCCATCTTGGCGGTTCCGATTTCAATTTCCTTAGTCGTTGGCAGCTCGGCGACGCGTAGCTGGTAGTCGGACGCGTCTCTGGCGGTCTGTTCGATTTTTTGAAGGTGTCGGGCCTGGCGCGTTTTCAAAAAGTCCTCCATCGCGTCGGTCACGGTATATAGCACCTGGTTGACCGCGTTGATGACATCGTCGACCACAGCAATCGGCGCATAGCCGAAATGCTCTGTCAGAATGCTGGTAGTGCGGATAAACGAGTCGTTCATGGTCCCGCAgctgtggtgatgtgtaGTCGCGTACCacttggtgatgttgcCTAAGGTGGTTTGGGTTCGCAGTGCATGACCGGAAATGTTAGGCAAGATACCGAAAGAGAGAGATAGTGACTAAAATGGCGGTATTCAGTGCAATTTCTGGAAAATTGAAtaaaaaacagaaaaaacacacaaaaaGAATAAATGTGATCCCAATTTTCAATACCTTCAACTGCTTAAACCCGTTATGCTCGCTAGAATGTCTCCACTGTGGAGATTGTAGATCTTGCTCACACAGGAGGATGATAGGCTTGAAGGCATGGAGGTTTATGAGATTAAAATGAATTAAATTAAtgatatacaagtacacatAATCTCGTAGCAGCAACATTCCTCATGTGCACAAGCAACGGCGGATCTAAGGCGATCTGTAGTCTCGTACAAGCGGTCCGTGTGTACTTGGACGGTGAATACCAtagatacagtatgtacgtaaCAGTGTCGCACCTCAAACCAATGTCTCATGTCTACTCATAGACAGACCGTAATTACTCGACAAACCCGAAAACATGTCTTACTCAACGCCGTTAAAATTTCTCGGCCAAATGGCGGGAACACCTCGTTAATCGACTAGACAAGGTCTCACCGCACATTTGTCTCGGAGCTACTTGCAGCACCACACAAGCACTGATGGAAGTTATGTGGACTTTAGGTGTTGGATTTCTCCGAGTTTTGTCCGAGACAAAGGTCAGAGACTGTTCTTTTTCGTCCCGCAGCGAACTCTTGTAGATCGACCCTGGCTGCTTCAGATACACTTTTTAACGCTCGTTTAGAGGGGCCAGTAGAATTCAATATTGGTAGACAAGGGGCGATACAAAAAGAAGTAATGGCTGCTAgtatttctttttgtctGTTTATCCGGCTCTGTGCACTCCGAAAAAAGGGTCCCAGGCAACCAGCTGTTGCAATACACCATCGCCTGAAGTGCAGTGGTTGTATCTTCACATGTTTACACTATGTCTCATGCAACCACTTCCATATGGGGGTAGAACAACAGAGTAAAAGAGTAAAACACGCTGCGAGTGCGCCAACATGGGCCCATGTCTCAGTCTTGGGTGAGATATGTTCCTCCTGCACCTCTCTCGTGTGCagggtcagcagcagcctgtTTCATTTGCTGAGACTCGGTCTCAAGACGAATACGAAGTGCATAGGACGGCTTGAGGAATCAACAAAACTGCAAACAATGGGAGCAAATGGAGAAAGCGGAAGTTGGTATCATTCTCAGTGTATTTGGGCGGCTGCTTCCGTTTGTTGAAGCGACTGAGGGGCTATACACActgtgctgtacaagtacctgtacacACCggtgcagtatgtacttgcacttggTGTAGCAGCTATGGGGTGTGTCAATTGGTAGCACGAAAAATAAATGAAAGTCACTTTACATTCCCTGTCTCTCTACGGGCTACCGGAATATGTATTTTAAACGGCTGACTGAGGTCTATCTGGAGCTCCCGATATAGTTCAATCGCCTTACAAAAGGCTTGAACTGTAGGTAAATGTTCGACTGTTGGGGTTGTTCAGAACACAGTTTTTGCACGGACATGATCAGGAAGTTTAAGAGCACGTGTGGACGCGGATCTAGGGTGGATTTttgaataaatatatttttatCGAGACAGTCACATTATTTCATGCCCGGAAATACGGTGAATCTGTGTAGTGTGTTCCAGATAATAATTTAATACTACGACACCACGAATCGAACCCACGACACCCAAAACTGCAGCCGTCCCAAATCGTCACCAGGTCACATGATACTTCCCAATCGGGAAAACAGTCACACATGCGTTCACCCAAATAATGAAACTTTTCGACGTTATAACTCTCCAACAAGACTGAACAGTTCAGAAATTGTGAGGAAGTCCATTTAAAAATGGTGAGTATGACAGAGGGAATCACGAGGCCATCTTGGTGAGGATGTCGAGCGATCCAAATGGAGAAACTATGGGATTTGTCTCATTTATTTGCAAGGAAAAATGAAGCAAATCAT from Yarrowia lipolytica chromosome 1F, complete sequence carries:
- a CDS encoding uncharacterized protein (Compare to YALI0F06138g, some similarities with uniprot|P39731 Saccharomyces cerevisiae YAL034wa, similar to Saccharomyces cerevisiae MTW1 (YAL034W-A); ancestral locus Anc_7.53) — its product is MNDSFIRTTSILTEHFGYAPIAVVDDVINAVNQVLYTVTDAMEDFLKTRQARHLQKIEQTARDASDYQLRVAELPTTKEIEIGTAKMETLLETKVDEKFDLFELDALRNVFNVPSELVEGGWFKLEHHTFDAKSVSKVNEDAELDREIARLEHELFGGEESLMRQQQRLKLELNRLKRIEATVARCGSSFSFLTDRSSEASKLYRDVVPLAESVQFLVNSTRGLEPQVRTAKRRRIDRVNLPASARDQYLDTVTNQAILKAGLWSGLDDEQVSLAAEFAKRDQREQYHSEEQEQEQQQQQLKGHEGVQEGEQEGEQEGEQEGEQEGEEQDEQDEQGAQDGQDAQDEGQLEGQQEEQQGTQQEEHQQENNPQQENVASREAQQPTTSLPSLSPPPDPPSELDPDEDKENKAPRNTNTQTVSMEDLAQPEPMAEPDGEVEPETDLLGSEVALSSDPLISSDSLVHSETEMELFEVSVD